The genomic segment TAAATAGGTGTTTTAGTGGCGTAAAATTAGATTATACAGAGTAAAAATCAATATATTTTGCCGTCATCAATGATGTTAAATTCATTTATTCTTATCACTTAATCGTTATGAATAAATTTATATAACGATGAATAATAATTACTGTTTAATAGCCATTGTTCAGGAAACGGCAAATAGCTCAGTTAACATAAATATAAAATTATCTGCTCCCATTAAATACCAGACCTACTAAACAGACCAGATAGTGGTAAACTCCATGCCCATTATCTCTTTTTCACTCTATCTGACCATATGAACAAACTTGCCACTCTGTGCGGCGTGATTGCAATCTTACTGTGGAGTATGAGCGTAGCGTTAACCCGTAGCATCTCAGAAGCCTTAGGCCCTTTTGGTGCTGGCGCCGCAATATATAGCGTAAGTGGCTTGCTGGTGTTATGTGTAATTGGCCTGCCAAAAATCAGAGAGCAGCGTCTTGCCTACCTTTGGGGCTGCGGTGCACTGTTTGTTATTTATATGGTCTGCTTCGCTCTGGCGATTGGTATGGCTGGCAATCGCGCCCAAACGTTAGAGATTGGATTAATCAATTACCTTTGGCCAAGCCTGACTCTGGCGTTTGCCCTGCCGCTATTAAAAGTAAAAGCCCGCTGGTGGTTATGGCCGGGAATATTGCTGGCGTTTTGCGGTGTTGTTTGGGTGGTGAGCGGCGGTACACTCAGCCTTCAGCAGTTTATTACTCATGCAGGGGAGAACCCTATTGCTTATCTACTGGCGCTAATTGCGGCGTTGTCATGGGCGCTTTATTCTAATCTGGTAAGAATATACTGTCAGGGAAAAGGCGTTTTACCACTATTCTTGCTGGCTACCTCAGTCTGTCTGTGGGGAATGACATTTGCTTTTTCCGAGCTTCCAACAACCCTACCCACTACAGCAACGCTGCTGGAATTGCTGCTGATGGGTGGAACCACTGCCGTTGCTTATCTCTGCTGGGATATGGCGATGCGTCAGGGAAACATGACGCTGGTAGCCGCGCTCTCCTACTTTACGCCGCTGTTCTCTATTCTGATTGCCAGCCTATGGCTTAGTACCTGGCCGGGTAATGGGTTTTGGTCCGGACTAGTGATGGTTATCTTAGGTTCTCTGCTTTGCTGGTCAGCCAGCAGGAATAAAATAACCAAACGTTAACGTCCGGCAATGAATTCGCGATAACCTTTTAAAGCCTCAAGAAAGTCTTCCACACCACAGCAGGAGAGGCTTTCTTCATCGTAATAAAACATACCATCTTCCATTTCATCACCTTCCAGATCGATTTGGTTGGCACGTACAATCACCTCTTCGCCATCCAGCCACAATGTATATTCATGACCAATTTTTTGCCACTGCCGCTCACTGCCACGAACCTGCTGTATAGCCAGCTCAACTTCATCCAACATAGCTAAATTACCTTTCACTTCTTCATTTAACCAGTGGCCGATAGCCTCATGTCCCATGGAGAAAGTAGCAAAGACTTGACCAGTGACGTCGAGCCTGAGTTCATAGTCCATAATATGCTCCTGTCGCGGTGCGATTTCCGTTAGTTTTGCCACGGGATAATCCCGTGGTTGATGTCTCTATAATAGTCATGGAATGGGGTGACGTACTATGATCTTTTTTGGGTATTGCTATGTCAGGGATAAATTACAGTGGGAAATACTGTTATCAGCTTTCGTAGACATTTCGCTCGGAAGGCCATTTGCACTACGGAGCACCTCTCTTCTTGATTCGCGTTCTGAAAAGCCTTTTATGTAAAAAACCACGCCCTGAGGCGTGGTTCTATTTTGGAACTGAGTGCTATCAAACAGCCGTTTGGAAAATTACGCCTTCGGCTTTTTTGGTGTACTCGTTTAACTGGTCGAAGTTCAGGTAGCGGTATGTGTCGTCCGCCGTTTTATCGACTTCAGCCATGTAGCCAAGATACTCTTCTACCGTTGGCAAACGACCAAGCAGTGCAGCGACTGCTGCCAGCTCGGCGGAGGCCAGATAGACGTTAGCACCATTACCTAAGCGGTTCGGGAAGTTACGTGTAGATGTGGATACCACAGAAGCACCTTCGTTAACCCGCGCCTGGTTACCCATACACAGTGAACAACCCGGCATTTCAATACGTGCTCCGCTTTGCCCAAAGATGCTGTAATAACCCTCTTCGCTTAACTGGGTTGCATCCATCTTGGTTGGTGGTGTAACCCACAGGCGGGTAGGAAGTTTACCTTTCACTTTTTCCAGTAACTTACCGGCAGCACGGAAGTGGCCGATATTGGTCATACATGAACCGATGAACACTTCATCAATCTTGTCGCCGGTCACCTCAGACAGCAGACGGGCATCGTCCGGATCGTTTGGTGCACACAGGATAGGCTCTTTGATTTGGTTCAGATCGATTTCCAGTACTGCGGCATATTCTGCATCAGCATCGGCTTCCAGCAGTTGAGGATCCGCTAACCAACTCTCCATCGCTTCAATACGACGACCAATCGTGCGCTCATCGCCATAGCCTTCGGCAATCATCCACTTCAGCATCACGATATTTGATCTCAGGTACTCTTCCACCGGCTCTTTGTTTAGCTTGATGGTACAACCTGCGGCTGAACGTTCTGCTGAGGCGTCGGCCAGCTCAAAGGCTTGCTCTGCTTTCAGGTCTGGTAATCCTTCAATCTCCAGAATACGACCAGAGAAGATATTCTTCTTACCCTGTTTCTCTACGGTCAGCATACCTTGCTGAATGGCATAGTAAGGAATCGCATGCACTAAATCCCGCAGAGTAATACCCGGCTGCATTTTACCGGTGAAGCGCACCAGTACTGATTCTGGCATATCCAGAGGCATCACCCCTGTTGCCGCAGCAAAGGCTACCAGGCCTGAACCCGCAGGGAAGGAAATACCAATTGGGAATCGGGTATGGGAGTCAGCACCGGTACCAACGGTATCCGGCAGTAACATGCGGTTTAACCATGAGTGAATGATGCCATCGCCCGGACGCAGAGAAACACCGCCGCGGTTCATAATAAAATCAGGCAGTGAGTGGTGCATCTGAACATCGACCGGCTTCGGATAAGCAGCGGTATGACAGAATGACTGCATCACTAAATCGGCGGAGAAACCAAGACAGGCTAAATCTTTCAGCTCATCACGAGTCATACCACCGGTAGTATCTTGTGACCCTACTGAAGTCATCTTCGGCTCACAGTACTCTTTAGGGCGCACGCCCTTCACACCGCAGGCTTTACCCACAATTTTCTGTGCCAAAGTATAACCTTTGCTGGAAGCATCAGCGGATTGCGCCTGAACAAACACGTCGCTGCGTGGTAGACCCAATGACTCTCTGGCTTTGGTGGTTAAACCACGTCCGATAATTAATGGAATACGACCACCGGCACGCACTTCATCTAACAGAACATCCGTTTTCAGTGTAAACGTTGCCAGTAGTTCATTGTTATCGTGGCGACGAATCTCACCTTTCACCGGATAGATATCAATCACATCACCGGTATTCAGTTTAGAAACATCAACGTCTTCAACCGGCAGAGCACCGGCATCTTCCATAGTGTTAAAGAAAATAGGTGCAATCTTGCCGCCTAACACCACACCGCCGCCCCGTTTGTTTGGTACAAATGGAATATCATCACCCATAAACCATAAAACGGAGTTCGTGGCTGACTTACGGGAAGAACCGGTGCCCACTACGTCACCAACATAAACCAGCGGAAAGCCTTTTTGCTTCAGCTCTTCCAGTTTTTTGATTGGGCCTACTTTTCCTGGCTCATCCGGCACAATACCGTCACGAGGGTTTTTCAGCATCGCCAACGCGTGCAGAGGGATATCAGGACGTGACCAGGCATCAGGCGCTGGTGATAAGTCATCGGTATTGGTTTCACCACTGACTTTAAAAACGGTCATGGTTAGCTTATCGGCTAACGGCGGGCGAGAAAGGAACCATTCTGCATCTGCCCAGGACTTCATAATCTGTTGAGCGTATTTATTTCCTGCTTTAACTTTTGCTTCAACATCATAGAAGTTATCAAACATTAATAGGGTATGAGATAAGCCTTTTACCGCAATCGGCGCCAGCTTTTCATCATCCAGTGCATCAATCAGCGGCTGGATATTATATCCACCCTGCATAGTAGCCAGTAGCTCAATGGCCTTTTCTGGTGAAATCAGAGGTGATGTTGCTTCACCTTTAACAATGGCAGCCAAAAAACCAGCTTTAACATAAGCGGCTTCATCTACACCCGGCGGTACGCGATTAGTTAACAGATCGAGAAGAAAGGCTTCTTCTCCAACAGGTGGATTTTTTAGTAACGTCACCAAACCGGCCATTTGCTCAGCATTCAACGGTTTTGGCACAATGCCTTCGGCACTACGCTCGGCAACGTGTTTACGGTATTCATCTAGCACGACGACTTCCCCCACTATCATTGTTATATTAAGCAGTGAACTTTATAGCGTTAAAGACCACAATTTTGTTAATCAGCGGTATATTCTCACTTCGGATAAATTGCACCAGCACACGCCGTTAGCCTAGTGATATACCTGCAATTTGTTAATCTAATCACACTAAGTCTATATGCACATTATGGTCTTTATGAAGCAAATTACGCCTTGCTCCAAACTACCCTAACCGGCCCCATCGAGTATAGTATTTTATTACATTTTTTTTACATTTTCGCAAAAAAAATAGCATTAGTTTTTCCAGGGGTAATCGGGTATATTTGAAGCTTGTTACATCATTCAAGCAAGGATGCAGGAATGAACCTCAAACGGGGTTTAAAACCCTATCATTACATACTGTTATTTATTGTTATCACTATCATTTTGTTGGTGATAGCACGCTTCTCGCTTTACCATATTAATGCCGATATTTATCATCCTGCTGGTGAAGTTGAATTGCCACTACATGAAGTCGAATCGGAAGTTGAATGGAATCCAATGCTCTCCTCTCTGGAGTTT from the Limnobaculum zhutongyuii genome contains:
- a CDS encoding YacL family protein, which translates into the protein MDYELRLDVTGQVFATFSMGHEAIGHWLNEEVKGNLAMLDEVELAIQQVRGSERQWQKIGHEYTLWLDGEEVIVRANQIDLEGDEMEDGMFYYDEESLSCCGVEDFLEALKGYREFIAGR
- the yddG gene encoding aromatic amino acid DMT transporter YddG, with translation MNKLATLCGVIAILLWSMSVALTRSISEALGPFGAGAAIYSVSGLLVLCVIGLPKIREQRLAYLWGCGALFVIYMVCFALAIGMAGNRAQTLEIGLINYLWPSLTLAFALPLLKVKARWWLWPGILLAFCGVVWVVSGGTLSLQQFITHAGENPIAYLLALIAALSWALYSNLVRIYCQGKGVLPLFLLATSVCLWGMTFAFSELPTTLPTTATLLELLLMGGTTAVAYLCWDMAMRQGNMTLVAALSYFTPLFSILIASLWLSTWPGNGFWSGLVMVILGSLLCWSASRNKITKR
- the acnB gene encoding bifunctional aconitate hydratase 2/2-methylisocitrate dehydratase, which gives rise to MLDEYRKHVAERSAEGIVPKPLNAEQMAGLVTLLKNPPVGEEAFLLDLLTNRVPPGVDEAAYVKAGFLAAIVKGEATSPLISPEKAIELLATMQGGYNIQPLIDALDDEKLAPIAVKGLSHTLLMFDNFYDVEAKVKAGNKYAQQIMKSWADAEWFLSRPPLADKLTMTVFKVSGETNTDDLSPAPDAWSRPDIPLHALAMLKNPRDGIVPDEPGKVGPIKKLEELKQKGFPLVYVGDVVGTGSSRKSATNSVLWFMGDDIPFVPNKRGGGVVLGGKIAPIFFNTMEDAGALPVEDVDVSKLNTGDVIDIYPVKGEIRRHDNNELLATFTLKTDVLLDEVRAGGRIPLIIGRGLTTKARESLGLPRSDVFVQAQSADASSKGYTLAQKIVGKACGVKGVRPKEYCEPKMTSVGSQDTTGGMTRDELKDLACLGFSADLVMQSFCHTAAYPKPVDVQMHHSLPDFIMNRGGVSLRPGDGIIHSWLNRMLLPDTVGTGADSHTRFPIGISFPAGSGLVAFAAATGVMPLDMPESVLVRFTGKMQPGITLRDLVHAIPYYAIQQGMLTVEKQGKKNIFSGRILEIEGLPDLKAEQAFELADASAERSAAGCTIKLNKEPVEEYLRSNIVMLKWMIAEGYGDERTIGRRIEAMESWLADPQLLEADADAEYAAVLEIDLNQIKEPILCAPNDPDDARLLSEVTGDKIDEVFIGSCMTNIGHFRAAGKLLEKVKGKLPTRLWVTPPTKMDATQLSEEGYYSIFGQSGARIEMPGCSLCMGNQARVNEGASVVSTSTRNFPNRLGNGANVYLASAELAAVAALLGRLPTVEEYLGYMAEVDKTADDTYRYLNFDQLNEYTKKAEGVIFQTAV